In one Bosea sp. RAC05 genomic region, the following are encoded:
- a CDS encoding FtsK/SpoIIIE family DNA translocase produces the protein MRTIRRSSSLMDRLPDPVREFLSRRASEMVGLALLALMAAVALSLATWSVDDPSLNNATSGAVANWLGRPGAMVADLLMQLIGLGVIALLFPPLVWSLRLVRFHIFDRGALKLGLWIVAVAATAAVGSALPATPRWPLPTGMGGVIGDGLLFGTRNLAGIAGNAVGGLVGFLYAGIAILAVTAAAGFGFVSDEDPVLDEDEADESWSESEDRRDDEPGIAVILVGWLAHGAMALRGMILRRLPQPPQAATQRAGTPATGTGALAAAGRVRREPQFAEEARGGAGARPTVPPFAPAPLPPLRGPRAAPVDDAPFDLDDDEPLDLRDLNAPRVTAPAPGPKPGKRIQREAQPSLLDRDEFELPPLTYLSEPRKLPANAISTDALEQNATLLEGVLEDFGVRGEITQVRPGPVVTLYELEPAPGTKSSRVISLADDIARSMSAISARVAVIPGKNAIGIELPNAKRETVYLRELLASQDFESSKHKLALGLGKTIGGEPVIVDLAKMPHLLVAGTTGSGKSVAINTMILSLLYRLKPEQCRLIMVDPKMLELSVYDGIPHLLTPVVTDPKKAVVALKWAVREMEERYKKMSKLSVRNIDGFNARVVEAKAAGEVITRTVQTGFDRHSGEAVYEDEVMDLEPLPYIVVIVDEMADLMMVAGKEIEGTIQRLAQMARAAGIHVVLATQRPSVDVITGTIKANFPTRISFQVTSKIDSRTILGEMGAEQLLGQGDMLYMAGGGRITRVHGPFVSDAEVEKVVAHLKTQGRPQYLDAVTSEEEEPGTEGEDGAVFDKTGMGQSESEDPYDQAVAVVLRDKKASTSYIQRRLQIGYNRAASIMERMENEGIVGPANHAGKREILVETGRAREDED, from the coding sequence ATGCGCACGATCCGACGCTCCTCCTCGCTGATGGACCGCCTGCCCGATCCGGTGCGGGAGTTCCTGTCGCGCCGTGCCAGCGAGATGGTCGGCCTCGCACTGCTCGCGCTGATGGCCGCCGTGGCCCTCTCGCTGGCGACCTGGTCGGTCGACGACCCCAGCCTCAACAATGCCACCAGCGGCGCCGTCGCCAACTGGCTCGGCCGTCCGGGCGCCATGGTCGCCGATCTGCTGATGCAGCTCATCGGGCTCGGCGTCATCGCCCTGCTGTTTCCGCCGCTCGTCTGGTCGCTCAGGCTCGTGCGCTTCCACATCTTCGACCGCGGCGCCCTCAAGCTCGGCCTCTGGATCGTCGCCGTCGCCGCCACCGCCGCGGTCGGAAGCGCCCTGCCCGCGACGCCGCGCTGGCCGCTGCCCACCGGCATGGGCGGCGTCATCGGCGACGGCCTCCTCTTCGGCACGCGCAACCTCGCCGGCATCGCCGGCAATGCGGTCGGCGGGCTCGTCGGCTTCCTCTATGCGGGCATCGCCATTCTCGCCGTCACCGCCGCCGCCGGCTTTGGCTTCGTCAGTGACGAGGACCCGGTCCTCGACGAGGACGAGGCCGACGAATCCTGGTCCGAAAGCGAGGATCGCCGCGATGACGAGCCCGGCATCGCTGTGATCCTCGTCGGCTGGCTCGCCCATGGCGCCATGGCCCTGCGCGGCATGATCCTGCGCCGCCTGCCGCAGCCGCCCCAGGCCGCGACCCAGAGGGCCGGCACGCCGGCCACCGGAACGGGCGCCCTTGCCGCCGCGGGCCGCGTCCGCCGCGAGCCCCAGTTCGCCGAGGAGGCGCGAGGCGGCGCGGGCGCGCGCCCCACCGTTCCACCCTTCGCCCCGGCCCCGCTGCCGCCGCTGCGCGGGCCGCGGGCGGCGCCCGTCGACGACGCGCCCTTCGACCTCGACGACGACGAGCCGCTCGACCTGCGCGACCTCAACGCGCCGCGCGTCACCGCGCCGGCCCCCGGGCCCAAGCCCGGCAAGCGCATCCAGCGCGAGGCTCAGCCCTCGCTGCTCGACCGCGACGAGTTCGAGCTGCCGCCCCTGACCTATCTGTCCGAGCCCCGGAAGCTGCCGGCCAACGCGATCTCGACCGACGCGCTCGAACAGAACGCGACACTGCTCGAGGGCGTGCTGGAGGATTTCGGCGTGCGTGGCGAGATCACGCAGGTGCGCCCCGGCCCTGTGGTGACGCTCTACGAACTCGAGCCGGCTCCGGGCACGAAGTCCTCCCGCGTGATTTCGCTGGCGGACGACATTGCGCGCTCGATGAGCGCGATCTCGGCGCGCGTGGCGGTGATTCCCGGCAAGAACGCCATCGGCATCGAGTTGCCCAACGCCAAGCGCGAGACGGTCTATCTGCGCGAGCTTCTGGCGAGCCAGGATTTCGAGAGCTCCAAGCACAAGCTCGCTCTGGGGCTCGGCAAGACCATCGGCGGCGAGCCGGTGATCGTCGATCTCGCCAAGATGCCCCATCTCCTGGTCGCCGGCACGACCGGCTCGGGCAAGTCGGTGGCGATCAACACGATGATCCTGTCGCTGCTCTACCGGCTCAAGCCCGAGCAGTGCCGGCTGATCATGGTCGATCCCAAGATGCTGGAGCTGTCGGTCTATGACGGCATCCCGCATCTGCTCACCCCCGTCGTCACCGATCCGAAGAAGGCGGTCGTCGCGCTCAAATGGGCGGTGCGCGAGATGGAGGAGCGCTACAAGAAGATGTCGAAGCTCTCGGTGCGCAACATCGACGGCTTCAACGCCCGCGTCGTCGAGGCCAAGGCCGCCGGCGAGGTCATCACCCGCACGGTCCAGACCGGCTTCGACCGCCATTCCGGCGAGGCTGTTTACGAGGACGAGGTCATGGACCTCGAGCCCTTGCCCTATATCGTCGTGATCGTCGACGAGATGGCCGACCTGATGATGGTCGCCGGCAAGGAGATCGAGGGCACGATCCAGCGCCTCGCCCAGATGGCCCGTGCCGCGGGCATCCATGTCGTGCTGGCGACGCAGCGCCCGTCGGTGGACGTCATCACCGGCACGATCAAGGCGAATTTCCCGACGCGCATCTCCTTCCAGGTGACGAGCAAGATCGACTCACGCACGATCCTCGGCGAGATGGGCGCCGAGCAGCTGCTGGGCCAGGGCGACATGCTCTACATGGCCGGCGGCGGGCGCATCACCCGCGTCCACGGCCCCTTCGTCTCGGATGCCGAGGTCGAGAAGGTCGTCGCCCATCTCAAGACGCAAGGCCGGCCGCAATATCTCGACGCCGTCACCTCCGAGGAGGAAGAGCCCGGCACTGAGGGCGAGGACGGCGCGGTCTTCGACAAGACCGGCATGGGCCAGTCCGAGAGCGAGGACCCTTACGACCAGGCGGTGGCGGTGGTGCTGCGGGACAAGAAGGCCTCGACCTCCTACATCCAGCGCCGCCTGCAGATCGGCTACAACCGCGCCGCCTCGATCATGGAGCGGATGGAGAACGAGGGCATCGTCGGCCCCGCCAACCACGCCGGCAAACGCGAAATCCTCGTCGAAACCGGCAGGGCCAGGGAAGACGAGGATTGA
- a CDS encoding LolA family protein encodes MTLIPTPRAKAAMLAWLGCVALPSSLLAQPLQILPPKPAVSRPAASRPLPLPPVRPPGLGLPRVAEAPVAQPASTAIVPATETTRASAPVRAKTGAPATREEAIERLNAYLNSFTTLQGNFIQHAADGRRLEGRIYIQRPGKMRFEYEPPATIEVISDGTSVAVRDKRLATQDIYSLGQTPLKFLVRERMDLAREGTITGAAIDGDVLTLRLEDRSTLGGTSKIALKFDLTANVLRQWVVIDPQGYETTVSLYNLDTQRRPDAKNFVIDYQRKL; translated from the coding sequence ATGACGTTGATCCCGACCCCCAGGGCCAAGGCTGCGATGCTGGCATGGCTCGGCTGCGTCGCGCTTCCGTCTTCGCTGCTGGCACAGCCCCTCCAGATCCTGCCGCCCAAGCCGGCGGTCTCGAGGCCGGCCGCCAGCCGCCCCCTGCCGCTGCCACCCGTCCGGCCGCCGGGCCTGGGGCTGCCGCGCGTCGCGGAAGCCCCGGTCGCGCAGCCTGCCAGCACAGCCATCGTTCCCGCGACGGAGACGACGCGGGCCTCGGCCCCGGTTCGCGCCAAAACCGGTGCGCCCGCGACCCGCGAGGAGGCGATCGAGCGGCTGAACGCCTATCTCAACAGCTTCACCACCCTGCAGGGCAACTTCATCCAGCATGCCGCCGACGGCCGGCGGCTGGAGGGGCGCATCTATATCCAGCGACCGGGCAAGATGCGCTTCGAATACGAGCCGCCCGCCACGATCGAGGTGATCTCGGACGGCACCTCCGTGGCCGTGCGCGACAAGCGCCTCGCGACGCAGGACATCTACTCCCTCGGCCAGACCCCGCTGAAGTTCCTGGTGCGCGAGCGCATGGATCTGGCCCGCGAGGGCACGATCACCGGCGCCGCGATCGATGGCGACGTGCTGACGCTGCGGCTGGAGGATCGCTCGACGCTGGGCGGAACCTCGAAGATCGCGCTGAAATTCGATCTGACGGCGAATGTACTGCGGCAATGGGTCGTCATCGATCCGCAGGGCTACGAGACCACCGTGTCGCTCTACAATCTCGACACGCAGCGCCGCCCCGACGCCAAGAATTTCGTGATCGACTACCAGCGCAAGCTCTGA
- the xth gene encoding exodeoxyribonuclease III — protein sequence MQLTVTSWNINSVRLRIGMVTDFLGRHAPDILCLQETKTPDEQFPAKAFEKAGYVHQAFIGQKGYNGVAIVSKLPFSERDAMAMCGRNDARHMTVVLDAAAGAAAGIAIHNFYIPAGGDIPDPAKNEKFAHKLAFLDEIGAWNVAKRPTDRPAILVGDLNIAPYEHDVWSHKQLLDVVSHTPIETTTLERLRSEGGWTDAARLLRPEPEKLYSWWSYRAADWEASDRGRRLDHIWLSDALRPTLRDVTFLREARGWERPSDHVPVTATLQL from the coding sequence GTGCAACTCACCGTCACAAGCTGGAACATCAACTCGGTCAGGCTGCGCATCGGCATGGTCACCGATTTTCTCGGCCGCCATGCGCCCGATATCCTCTGCCTGCAGGAGACCAAGACGCCGGACGAGCAGTTCCCGGCCAAGGCCTTCGAGAAGGCGGGCTATGTCCACCAGGCCTTCATCGGGCAGAAGGGCTATAACGGCGTCGCCATCGTCTCGAAGCTGCCCTTCAGCGAGCGCGACGCGATGGCGATGTGCGGTCGCAACGACGCCCGGCACATGACCGTGGTGCTCGATGCCGCCGCCGGTGCCGCCGCAGGCATCGCGATCCACAATTTCTACATCCCCGCCGGCGGCGACATCCCCGACCCCGCGAAGAACGAGAAATTCGCCCATAAGCTCGCCTTCCTCGACGAGATCGGCGCCTGGAACGTGGCGAAACGCCCGACCGACCGACCGGCGATCCTCGTCGGCGATCTCAACATCGCGCCCTACGAGCACGATGTCTGGAGCCACAAGCAGCTCCTCGACGTGGTCAGCCACACCCCGATCGAAACCACGACGCTGGAGCGGCTTCGCTCCGAAGGCGGCTGGACCGACGCGGCGCGCCTGCTGCGGCCGGAACCGGAGAAGCTCTACAGCTGGTGGAGCTACCGCGCCGCCGACTGGGAAGCATCGGATCGCGGCCGCCGGCTCGACCATATCTGGCTGTCGGACGCGCTGAGGCCGACGCTGCGCGACGTGACCTTCCTGCGCGAGGCGAGGGGCTGGGAACGGCCCTCGGACCATGTCCCGGTGACGGCGACGCTGCAGCTCTGA
- a CDS encoding Crp/Fnr family transcriptional regulator: MALDDDIALLARQPLLGLMERDALRLIAFAAESRILRAGDVLFRVGEPSDGAVLVISGAVALDSREDGQPAQEIVGPGALIGEMALFTAVARPVTAIAREPTQVMRLSRSVMRRVLAESPGSAEAVAAAISDRLRGFVDQLTVVREALIAIDRG, encoded by the coding sequence ATGGCCCTCGACGACGACATCGCCCTGCTGGCCCGGCAGCCGCTGCTGGGCCTGATGGAGCGCGATGCGCTGAGGCTGATTGCCTTCGCCGCGGAGAGCCGCATCCTGAGAGCGGGTGACGTGCTGTTTCGCGTCGGCGAGCCGTCGGACGGGGCGGTGCTGGTGATTTCGGGGGCGGTCGCGCTCGACAGTCGCGAGGACGGGCAACCGGCGCAGGAGATCGTCGGCCCCGGCGCCCTGATCGGCGAGATGGCCCTGTTCACGGCCGTCGCACGCCCGGTCACGGCGATCGCCCGCGAGCCGACGCAGGTGATGCGCCTGTCGCGCAGCGTGATGCGCCGCGTCCTGGCCGAATCACCTGGCTCGGCGGAGGCCGTCGCGGCGGCAATCAGCGACAGGCTGCGCGGCTTCGTCGACCAGCTGACGGTTGTGCGGGAGGCCCTGATCGCGATCGATCGGGGCTGA
- a CDS encoding response regulator transcription factor, whose protein sequence is MPAVHHILLVDDDQTLRDALAEQLALYDEFKLSTAGTATGAVKAVQAERIDLAIMDVGLPDMDGREAVKLMRKNGFKSPVIMLTGQGSDADTVLGLEAGANDYVVKPFKFAVLLARIRAHLRQYEASEDAVFQVGPYTFHPGSKLLVSEKGSKTKLTEKETAILRFLYRAGRKPIAREVLLQEVWGYNSQVTTHTLETHIYRLRQKIEPDPGNARLLVTDAGGYRLNP, encoded by the coding sequence ATGCCCGCCGTGCATCATATCCTTCTGGTCGACGACGACCAGACCCTGCGAGACGCGCTCGCCGAGCAGCTCGCGCTCTATGACGAGTTCAAGCTCTCGACCGCTGGCACGGCCACGGGCGCGGTCAAGGCGGTGCAGGCGGAGCGCATCGACCTCGCCATCATGGATGTCGGCCTGCCCGACATGGACGGGCGCGAGGCGGTGAAGCTGATGCGCAAGAACGGCTTCAAGAGCCCGGTCATCATGCTCACCGGCCAAGGCTCCGACGCCGACACGGTGCTGGGGCTGGAAGCGGGCGCCAACGATTATGTCGTCAAGCCGTTCAAGTTCGCCGTTCTGCTGGCGCGCATCCGCGCGCATCTGCGGCAATATGAGGCGAGCGAGGACGCGGTCTTCCAGGTCGGTCCCTATACGTTCCACCCCGGCTCCAAGCTCCTCGTCAGCGAGAAGGGCTCGAAGACCAAGCTGACCGAGAAGGAAACCGCGATCCTGCGCTTCCTATACCGGGCCGGTCGCAAGCCGATCGCGCGCGAGGTGCTGCTGCAGGAGGTCTGGGGCTACAACAGCCAGGTCACCACCCATACGCTCGAGACGCATATCTACCGGCTGCGCCAGAAGATCGAGCCCGACCCGGGCAATGCCCGCCTGCTGGTGACGGATGCCGGCGGCTACCGGCTCAACCCCTAG
- a CDS encoding L,D-transpeptidase family protein, whose product MSLRVFASVRDRRKGFLVAGGAAFPCALGRSGIGTLKREGDGRTPRAELPLRRVLYRADRIGRPLSLLPLRRIAPRDAWCDDRTDRRYNRLIDRPPGEAEERLTREDHLYDVIVELGWNDAPVVRGRGSAIFWHLARPGFTPTAGCVAVERHVFAKVLPRLARRCVMLVR is encoded by the coding sequence TTGAGCCTGCGTGTCTTCGCCTCGGTCCGCGACCGCAGGAAGGGCTTTCTGGTCGCCGGTGGCGCGGCCTTTCCCTGCGCGCTGGGCCGCTCCGGCATCGGCACGCTCAAGCGCGAGGGCGACGGCCGGACGCCTCGCGCCGAACTGCCGCTGCGCCGCGTGCTCTACCGCGCCGACCGCATCGGCCGCCCGCTCAGCCTGCTGCCGCTGCGCAGGATCGCCCCGCGCGACGCCTGGTGCGACGATAGGACGGATCGCCGCTACAATCGCCTGATCGACCGCCCGCCCGGCGAAGCCGAGGAACGGCTGACCCGCGAGGACCATCTCTACGACGTCATCGTCGAACTCGGCTGGAACGACGCCCCGGTCGTGCGCGGGCGCGGCAGCGCGATCTTCTGGCACCTCGCCCGGCCCGGCTTCACCCCGACGGCGGGCTGCGTCGCGGTCGAACGTCACGTTTTTGCGAAGGTCCTGCCCCGGCTGGCACGGCGCTGCGTGATGCTGGTCAGATAA
- a CDS encoding VOC family protein, whose protein sequence is MTDTPSDTLRFGRIAATIAVGDMARACDFYVGAMGFSKTFENGEPVGFVILKRDAAELHLTLQRNHRPAPFTVAHMLVEDIDTLHAIIRAHGLRIVKGLRDKDYGLRAFVFEDPDGNRIDVGEPLKR, encoded by the coding sequence ATGACCGACACCCCCTCCGACACCCTCCGTTTCGGCCGGATCGCCGCCACCATTGCCGTCGGCGACATGGCGCGCGCCTGCGATTTCTATGTCGGCGCGATGGGGTTCAGCAAAACCTTCGAAAACGGCGAGCCCGTCGGTTTCGTCATCCTGAAGCGCGATGCGGCTGAACTGCATCTGACGCTGCAGCGCAACCACAGGCCGGCGCCGTTCACTGTGGCCCACATGCTGGTCGAGGACATCGACACCCTGCACGCCATTATCCGGGCCCACGGCCTGCGCATCGTCAAGGGCCTGCGCGACAAGGACTATGGCCTGCGCGCCTTCGTCTTCGAGGATCCGGACGGCAACCGCATCGACGTCGGGGAACCCCTGAAGCGGTAG
- a CDS encoding YggS family pyridoxal phosphate-dependent enzyme — protein sequence MSDTVKRWRETRAAIARAARDVERDPDSVALIAVSKTMPAEAILPVLEAGQRIFGENYVQEAKAKWPALKERFPDAQVHMIGPLQSNKAREAVELFDAIHSLDRESLAKELAREIARSGRAPTLYVQVNTGDEPQKGGVSPSAIDAFLESCRVHHGLVIEGLMCIPPAEDPPSPHFALLAKIAARHGLRGLSMGMSADYEAAIQLGATHVRVGSAIFGARG from the coding sequence ATGAGCGATACGGTGAAGCGATGGAGGGAAACCCGGGCGGCGATCGCGCGGGCCGCGCGCGATGTCGAGCGTGATCCCGATTCGGTGGCGCTGATCGCGGTGTCCAAGACAATGCCGGCCGAGGCGATCCTGCCGGTGCTCGAGGCCGGTCAGCGGATCTTCGGCGAGAACTACGTCCAGGAGGCGAAGGCGAAATGGCCGGCGCTGAAAGAGCGTTTTCCCGACGCGCAGGTCCACATGATCGGGCCGCTGCAGTCGAACAAGGCGAGGGAGGCGGTCGAGCTCTTCGACGCGATCCACTCGCTCGACCGCGAGAGCCTCGCCAAGGAGCTGGCCCGCGAGATCGCGCGCAGCGGCCGGGCGCCGACGCTCTATGTCCAGGTCAACACGGGTGACGAGCCGCAGAAGGGCGGCGTCAGCCCCAGCGCGATCGATGCCTTCCTCGAGAGCTGCCGCGTTCATCACGGTCTGGTGATCGAGGGGCTGATGTGCATTCCGCCCGCGGAGGATCCGCCCTCGCCGCATTTCGCGCTGCTGGCGAAGATCGCGGCCCGCCACGGCCTGCGCGGCCTGTCGATGGGCATGAGCGCCGATTACGAGGCGGCGATCCAGCTCGGGGCGACGCATGTCCGCGTCGGCAGCGCCATCTTCGGTGCACGGGGCTGA
- the leuS gene encoding leucine--tRNA ligase yields MAVERYNPKESEPKWRAVWQERKLFETRNDDPRPSYYVLEMFPYPSGRIHMGHVRNYAMGDVVARYKRAKGFAVLHPMGWDAFGLPAENAAKQKNVHPREWTYANIAAMRTQLQSMGLSLDWSRELATCDPSYYRHQQKMFLDFLKAGLVDRKTAKVNWDPVDETVLANEQVIDGKGWRSGAPVEIRELTQWFFKITTFGQELHDALEGLTRWPDKVRLMQKNWIGRSEGLLVRFALESNAFGAEEVEVYTTRPDTLFGAKFLGIAPDHPLAKAAAAENPALQAFIEECKRTGTAQENIDKAEKLGFDTGLRVAHPFDPSWTLPVYVANFILMEYGTGAIFGCPAHDQRDLDFVNKYGLGNMPVVAPEGVDPASFVITDTAYVDDGRMINSRFLDGLTIAQAKEEVARRLESESRGHRPVAARKVNFRLRDWGISRQRYWGCPIPVIHCSACGTVPVPDADLPVKLPDDVSFNRPGNPLDHHPSWKHVACPQCGAAARRETDTMDTFVDSSWYFARFTDPWRTESPTDRAVVDRFLPVDQYIGGVEHAILHLLYSRFFTRAMKATGHAGLDEPFDGMFTQGMVVHETYRDAAGNWVEPGDVRIETEGSERRGFHVESGEPIEIGAIEKMSKSKKNVVDPDDIIASYGADTARWFMLSDSPPDRDVIWTDEGVQGAARFVQRLWRLLNEIAERTGNAATAPDATGEAAQTLRKATHRALDAVGNDIERLAFNRCIAHVYTLTNAIGKALDAAAESATLPPDQAFALHEAGVVVTQLVAPMMPHLAEECWRVLGQIGLAGEAAWPVAEAALLKDDSIVLPVQVNGKKRAEVTVPADADIIAVEALVRASDVVAKALDGRAIRKIIVVPGRIVNVVL; encoded by the coding sequence ATGGCCGTCGAACGCTACAATCCCAAGGAATCCGAGCCGAAATGGCGCGCCGTCTGGCAGGAGCGCAAGCTCTTCGAGACGCGCAACGACGACCCGCGGCCGAGCTACTACGTGCTCGAGATGTTTCCCTACCCGTCGGGCCGCATCCATATGGGCCATGTCCGCAACTACGCGATGGGCGACGTGGTCGCGCGCTACAAGCGTGCCAAGGGCTTCGCCGTGCTGCACCCGATGGGGTGGGACGCCTTCGGCCTGCCGGCGGAAAACGCCGCCAAGCAGAAGAACGTGCACCCGCGCGAATGGACCTACGCCAACATCGCCGCGATGCGCACGCAGCTCCAGTCCATGGGGCTCTCGCTCGACTGGAGCCGCGAGCTCGCGACCTGCGACCCGTCCTATTACCGCCACCAGCAGAAGATGTTCCTGGACTTCCTCAAGGCCGGGCTCGTCGACCGCAAGACGGCGAAGGTGAACTGGGATCCGGTCGACGAGACCGTGCTCGCCAATGAGCAGGTCATCGACGGCAAGGGCTGGCGCTCGGGCGCGCCGGTCGAGATCCGCGAGCTGACGCAGTGGTTCTTCAAGATCACGACCTTCGGTCAGGAGCTGCATGACGCGCTGGAGGGTCTGACCCGCTGGCCCGACAAGGTGCGGCTGATGCAGAAGAACTGGATCGGCCGTTCGGAAGGGCTGCTGGTTCGTTTCGCGCTCGAATCGAATGCCTTCGGCGCCGAAGAGGTCGAGGTCTACACGACGCGGCCCGACACGCTGTTCGGCGCGAAGTTCCTCGGCATCGCCCCCGATCACCCCCTCGCCAAGGCCGCCGCTGCGGAAAATCCGGCGCTGCAGGCCTTCATCGAGGAGTGCAAGCGCACCGGCACGGCCCAGGAGAACATCGACAAGGCCGAGAAGCTCGGCTTCGACACGGGCCTGCGCGTCGCGCATCCCTTCGATCCGTCCTGGACGCTGCCGGTCTATGTCGCGAACTTCATCCTGATGGAGTACGGCACGGGCGCCATCTTCGGCTGCCCGGCGCATGACCAGCGCGACCTCGACTTCGTCAACAAATACGGCCTCGGCAACATGCCGGTGGTCGCGCCCGAGGGCGTCGATCCGGCGAGCTTCGTCATCACCGACACGGCTTATGTCGACGACGGCCGCATGATCAATTCGCGCTTCCTCGACGGCCTGACGATTGCGCAGGCCAAGGAGGAGGTCGCCCGACGTCTCGAAAGCGAGAGCCGCGGCCATCGCCCGGTCGCCGCCCGCAAGGTCAATTTCCGCCTGCGCGACTGGGGCATTTCGCGCCAGCGCTACTGGGGCTGCCCGATTCCGGTCATTCATTGTTCCGCCTGCGGAACGGTTCCGGTCCCCGATGCCGACCTGCCGGTGAAGCTGCCCGACGACGTCTCCTTCAACCGGCCGGGCAACCCGCTCGACCATCACCCGAGCTGGAAGCATGTCGCCTGCCCGCAATGCGGCGCGGCCGCCCGGCGCGAAACCGACACGATGGACACCTTCGTCGATTCGTCCTGGTATTTCGCCCGCTTCACCGATCCCTGGCGGACCGAGAGCCCGACGGACCGCGCCGTCGTCGACCGCTTCCTGCCGGTCGACCAGTATATCGGCGGCGTCGAGCACGCGATCCTGCACCTGCTCTATTCGCGCTTCTTCACCCGCGCGATGAAGGCGACGGGCCATGCCGGGCTGGACGAGCCCTTCGACGGCATGTTCACGCAAGGCATGGTCGTTCACGAGACCTATCGCGACGCGGCCGGCAACTGGGTCGAGCCTGGCGATGTCCGCATCGAGACCGAGGGCAGCGAGCGTCGCGGCTTCCATGTCGAATCCGGCGAGCCGATCGAGATCGGTGCGATCGAGAAGATGTCGAAGTCGAAGAAGAACGTCGTCGATCCCGACGACATCATCGCCTCCTACGGCGCCGACACCGCCCGCTGGTTCATGCTGTCGGATTCGCCGCCGGACCGCGACGTGATCTGGACCGACGAGGGCGTGCAGGGTGCCGCGCGCTTCGTTCAGCGCCTCTGGCGTCTGCTGAACGAGATCGCCGAGCGGACCGGCAACGCCGCCACTGCGCCTGACGCGACCGGAGAGGCGGCCCAGACACTGCGCAAGGCCACCCACAGGGCGCTGGACGCCGTCGGCAACGATATCGAGCGGCTCGCCTTCAACCGCTGCATCGCGCATGTCTACACGCTGACCAACGCGATCGGGAAGGCGCTCGATGCGGCAGCCGAAAGCGCCACCCTGCCGCCGGATCAGGCCTTCGCGCTGCACGAGGCCGGCGTCGTGGTCACCCAACTCGTCGCGCCGATGATGCCGCATCTGGCGGAGGAATGCTGGCGGGTACTCGGCCAGATCGGCCTGGCCGGCGAGGCCGCCTGGCCGGTCGCGGAGGCCGCGCTGCTGAAGGACGACAGCATCGTTCTGCCCGTGCAGGTCAACGGCAAGAAGCGCGCCGAGGTGACCGTGCCAGCCGATGCGGATATCATCGCCGTCGAGGCGCTGGTGCGCGCATCCGATGTCGTCGCGAAGGCGCTTGACGGCCGCGCGATCCGCAAGATCATCGTGGTTCCCGGGAGAATCGTGAATGTCGTCCTCTGA
- the lptE gene encoding LPS assembly lipoprotein LptE — translation MSSSETGRPGALRGSRLMLAAALIAAAAAGGCFQPLYAENTRSITGGSVKDTFKEIQVPEIKGLIGHYLRNELVFELDGGNEPDRAKRLTFQTQISEAIEVVTVDYANGRADSAILVATATWSLTDTASGKVVSRGSNVVRAPYERSTQRFATVRAARDAQIRAAKNLATLIRGQIAADLVAG, via the coding sequence ATGTCGTCCTCTGAGACTGGTCGCCCCGGAGCCCTGCGGGGCTCCCGCCTGATGCTCGCCGCGGCCCTGATCGCGGCAGCGGCAGCAGGCGGATGTTTCCAGCCCCTCTATGCCGAAAACACGCGCTCCATCACCGGCGGCAGCGTCAAGGACACCTTCAAGGAGATCCAGGTCCCCGAGATCAAGGGGCTGATCGGCCATTACCTGCGCAACGAGCTGGTCTTCGAGCTCGATGGCGGCAACGAGCCGGACCGCGCCAAAAGGCTGACCTTCCAGACGCAGATCTCCGAGGCGATCGAGGTCGTGACCGTCGACTACGCCAACGGCCGGGCCGATTCGGCCATTCTGGTCGCGACGGCGACATGGTCCCTCACCGATACGGCTTCCGGAAAGGTCGTCTCCAGGGGGAGCAATGTCGTCCGAGCTCCCTATGAGCGCTCGACGCAGCGTTTCGCCACGGTGAGGGCGGCCCGCGACGCCCAGATTCGTGCGGCGAAGAACCTCGCCACGCTGATTCGCGGGCAGATCGCCGCCGACCTCGTGGCCGGCTGA